From one Actinopolyspora saharensis genomic stretch:
- a CDS encoding zinc finger protein, producing the protein MLEVPLAGWGWSGPVVWWNPVAGFRHAFSRELRPRPGQERDTLCGQRLTLIDPSELDWLLPTCDICMSVAIEHGREKEDLERQARRRLRERFGFDGDVL; encoded by the coding sequence ATGCTGGAGGTTCCGTTGGCCGGGTGGGGTTGGTCCGGTCCGGTGGTGTGGTGGAACCCGGTGGCCGGTTTTCGGCACGCGTTCTCGCGGGAGTTGCGGCCGCGTCCGGGGCAGGAGCGCGACACCTTGTGCGGGCAGCGGCTCACGCTGATCGATCCGTCCGAGTTGGACTGGTTGCTGCCGACCTGCGACATCTGCATGAGCGTGGCCATCGAGCACGGTCGGGAGAAGGAGGACCTCGAGCGTCAGGCCCGCCGCAGGCTGCGGGAGCGCTTCGGCTTCGACGGGGACGTGCTGTGA
- a CDS encoding arginine deiminase, with protein sequence MTSEVGPLRTVLLHRPGGELKRLTPRNNDQLLFDAIPWVDRAEQEHDAFAEVLRGRGVEVLLLDELITEALSDPRARTAALHSGVDERRLSTEVADTLCSYLASVDDRTLTTALVAGMTFEELPAAEGQSLVRRMHQPHDFAIDPLPNLLFTRDSSVWIGDRVAVTSLAMPARTRESALTDLVYAYHPRFAQSVRAYGAHSAPVEGGDVLLLAPGVVAVGVGERTTPAGAESLARSMFTDGLAHTVLAVPITQTRASMHLDTVCTMVDRDAVVMYPAIQDHLTAYVLRSAGDGIKVSGPEPFLRAAAEAMELKRLRVIDTGLDPVTAEREQWEDGNNTLAVSPGTVVAYERNVETNARLEEAGIEVLRISGSELGSGRGGPRCMSSPVVRDGLD encoded by the coding sequence GTGACGAGCGAAGTCGGCCCGCTGCGCACCGTGCTGCTGCACCGCCCCGGCGGGGAGCTCAAGCGGCTCACACCGCGCAACAACGACCAGCTGCTGTTCGACGCCATCCCCTGGGTGGATCGCGCAGAGCAGGAGCACGACGCCTTCGCCGAGGTGCTGCGTGGCAGGGGTGTCGAGGTGCTGCTGCTGGACGAGCTGATCACGGAGGCCCTCTCCGATCCCCGGGCCAGGACGGCCGCGCTGCACAGCGGTGTGGACGAGCGCAGGTTGAGCACCGAGGTGGCCGACACCCTGTGCTCGTATCTGGCCAGTGTGGACGACAGGACGCTGACCACGGCCCTGGTGGCAGGCATGACCTTCGAGGAGCTGCCCGCCGCGGAGGGGCAGTCGCTGGTGCGGCGGATGCACCAGCCGCACGACTTCGCGATCGACCCGTTGCCGAACCTGCTGTTCACCAGGGACTCCTCGGTGTGGATCGGCGACCGGGTGGCGGTGACCTCGCTGGCCATGCCCGCGCGCACCCGCGAGTCGGCGCTGACCGATCTCGTCTACGCCTACCACCCGAGGTTCGCGCAGTCCGTGCGCGCCTACGGTGCGCACTCCGCCCCGGTGGAGGGCGGGGACGTGCTGCTGCTGGCCCCCGGCGTGGTGGCCGTGGGGGTCGGCGAGCGCACCACACCGGCCGGGGCCGAGTCGCTGGCGCGGTCCATGTTCACCGACGGGCTCGCGCACACGGTGCTGGCCGTGCCGATCACGCAGACGCGGGCGTCGATGCACCTGGACACGGTGTGCACCATGGTCGACCGGGACGCGGTGGTGATGTATCCGGCGATCCAGGACCACCTGACCGCCTACGTGCTGCGCTCAGCCGGGGACGGGATCAAGGTGTCCGGTCCGGAACCGTTCCTGCGCGCGGCGGCCGAGGCCATGGAGCTGAAGCGGCTGCGGGTGATCGACACCGGGCTGGACCCGGTGACGGCCGAGCGGGAGCAGTGGGAGGACGGCAACAACACCCTCGCGGTCTCGCCGGGCACGGTGGTGGCCTACGAGCGCAACGTGGAGACCAACGCGCGGCTGGAGGAGGCGGGCATCGAGGTGCTGCGCATCAGCGGCTCCGAGCTGGGCTCCGGGCGCGGCGGGCCGCGCTGCATGTCCTCCCCGGTGGTGCGGGACGGGCTGGACTAG
- a CDS encoding helix-turn-helix domain-containing protein — translation MARSARGSPQARALGAELRECRQRAKRSIRQLAHALGTHHMTVSRYETGDAVPDPARVADYLTALEVSDAEHERILALAHEVGEPNWLTSGVPGVEQQMTTLLECERSATAITDVSPLLVPGLLQTADYTRTVMSGISPGETEKRVMLRLSRRDTITKPNGPQLTAVIAEEALQQPTGGHSVMGEQLRHLLKMDDEPNISVRVLPGREQIVHPAHAGPFVLYEFAKAAPIVHLEHYSSAAFLYGMRDVEAYREAVATLRELVLPQDESRTIVEHYATHMEKQQ, via the coding sequence ATGGCCCGCAGCGCACGAGGAAGCCCGCAAGCACGAGCTCTGGGTGCTGAGCTGCGCGAATGCCGCCAACGAGCGAAGAGGAGCATTCGCCAACTGGCACATGCGCTCGGCACGCACCACATGACGGTCTCCCGCTACGAGACCGGCGACGCCGTGCCCGACCCCGCCCGAGTGGCCGACTACCTCACGGCTCTGGAGGTCAGCGACGCCGAGCACGAGCGCATCCTCGCCCTCGCCCACGAGGTCGGGGAACCGAACTGGCTCACCTCCGGGGTGCCCGGCGTCGAACAGCAGATGACCACGCTGCTCGAGTGCGAGCGCTCCGCGACAGCCATCACCGACGTGTCACCGCTGCTGGTGCCCGGGCTACTCCAGACCGCCGACTACACGCGAACGGTGATGTCGGGAATCTCGCCCGGGGAAACGGAGAAGCGGGTCATGCTGCGCCTCAGCAGGCGCGACACGATCACCAAGCCGAACGGGCCGCAGCTGACAGCCGTCATCGCCGAGGAGGCACTGCAGCAGCCCACCGGAGGACATTCGGTCATGGGCGAGCAGCTACGTCATCTGCTCAAGATGGACGATGAGCCGAACATCTCGGTACGGGTGCTGCCCGGCAGGGAGCAGATCGTCCATCCGGCGCACGCGGGACCTTTCGTCCTGTACGAGTTCGCCAAAGCGGCACCGATCGTGCATCTGGAGCACTACAGCTCGGCCGCCTTTCTCTACGGTATGCGTGACGTCGAAGCCTACCGGGAGGCCGTCGCCACGCTGCGCGAACTGGTTCTTCCCCAGGACGAATCGCGCACGATCGTCGAGCACTACGCCACGCACATGGAGAAGCAACAGTGA
- a CDS encoding RICIN domain-containing protein, protein MLRKRIALVAVAALSLVGVMGAGAGAAEQKAEQHQKSQQQGMIIPREPYYLYNGSSNLFMITKGGNALEGGYVDLWYRHNTGTLGLREQWKFLPTAHRGVARIKNVGSGLCLQPNPNKLDPWNHVVQEQCDKGEREQWWNLRRSSGGLRISSFLNDNRVLTPYDGAAASHDIVLNQDSSSADQRWRPVLVD, encoded by the coding sequence ATGTTGAGAAAGCGGATCGCTCTGGTCGCCGTGGCCGCGCTCTCCCTGGTCGGCGTCATGGGAGCCGGGGCCGGTGCTGCCGAGCAGAAGGCTGAGCAGCACCAGAAGAGCCAGCAGCAGGGCATGATCATCCCGCGTGAGCCCTACTACCTCTACAACGGCAGTTCCAACCTGTTCATGATTACCAAGGGTGGTAATGCCCTGGAGGGCGGCTACGTGGACCTGTGGTACCGGCACAACACCGGCACGTTGGGACTCCGGGAGCAGTGGAAGTTCCTGCCCACTGCTCACCGCGGCGTGGCCCGCATCAAGAACGTCGGATCTGGGTTGTGCCTGCAACCCAACCCCAACAAACTCGACCCCTGGAACCACGTGGTGCAGGAGCAGTGCGACAAGGGTGAGCGCGAGCAGTGGTGGAACCTGCGTCGGAGTAGCGGGGGACTGCGCATCTCCAGCTTCCTCAACGACAACCGGGTGCTGACCCCGTACGACGGGGCCGCAGCGTCCCACGACATCGTGCTGAACCAGGATTCGAGTAGCGCCGACCAGCGGTGGCGCCCCGTGCTGGTCGACTGA